Genomic window (Spiroplasma sabaudiense Ar-1343):
TATTAGAATTTTTATTGCTGTTTCTATTATTAATATTACTATTAATTAACTGAAATTAAATAATTAAATTCAAAGAATTTCGAATTTAATAGAAATTATTTTATCATTAAAATAATTTTAAAGTTAAAAAATAAAAATTCTTTTAGTTTCATTGAAAAACCAAAAGAATTTAAAATCATATTTATTCAATTCCGATAATAAAATCGTAAATTTCTTGGCCACCTTCAACGATTTCATATTCAACATCAAAATTTTCATCTAAAAATTTTCTTAAATCATTAATGTCGTTGGCAGAAGCATCTGTACCTGAAAAAATTGTAAGAATCTCTGTTTTATTTGTAATGTTTTTACCAAGAACTTTTTCAAATACGGTTCTTGTTGATTCACCAGCAAAAACAATTTTACCATCAATCATTCCCAATTTTTGCCCTTCTTTAATTTTTATATTGTCAACTAGCGAATCTCTTGACGCTGTTGAAATCGAAAAACTAATTACCTCTTTAGAAACACGGTTCAAATTTGATTCATTTTTTCTTGGAGTTTCACTTGGGTCATAATTCAGGAACGCCACCATTCCTTGAGGAATTGTTTTGGTCGGAATAACAAAAACTTTGGATTTCTTTTCAAGCTCTTTGGCCTGTTTTGCTGCCATTATAACATTTGAGTTATTTGGTAAAATAAAAACATTTTTAGCATCAACAGATTCAATAGCTTTCATAAAGTCTGTTGTTGAAGGATTCATTTTAGAACCTCCGTTGATTACAAAATCAACATTCAGCTCTTTTTTAAAGTATTTACTTATTCCATCTGATGGAACAACTGCAATAGTTGCAAATTCATTAACTAAATTACGTTTGTTTTTGATTTGGGTGTGACTTACTGGTTTTGCGCCTTTTACTTGACGATCTGCTTGTAAGCTCATATTATCTACTTTAATTGAGTTAAAATCGCCAAATTGTTGTAAAAAAGTCAATACTTGTCCTGGATTCAGAGCATGGGTATGGATTTTTAAAATATCTTCATCTTTAACAGCAACAATTGAATTATTTCCATACTCAGACAGTTGTTGCCTTACGCTGTCAACCTTCATTTTTGAAATTCAATCAGATGTCAGCATTACAACAGCTTCTGTACAATAACCAAATTCAGAATCTTCAATGTCCAAATCAAGATTCCCGCCTTCGTTGGTTTCTAGTTTTTTCTTACGAGAAATAGTTTTGTCTTTTACAATTACACTTTGCATTCCCTC
Coding sequences:
- a CDS encoding DAK2 domain-containing protein encodes the protein MKNVKMLKTMISSGANNLYNNYPYIDKLNVFPVPDGDTGTNMNLTLTNAYSEINKSEFKDFRQLMQKFSRGLIMGARGNSGVIFSQIMKGFSKGMENAEDLDVATWKKCFSQAQEVAYSAVMKPVEGTILTVIRETSEAVQKLDDSISEKDFWNVVIEAATVSLNNTPNLLQALKDVGVVDSGGYGLLKFLEGMQSVIVKDKTISRKKKLETNEGGNLDLDIEDSEFGYCTEAVVMLTSDWISKMKVDSVRQQLSEYGNNSIVAVKDEDILKIHTHALNPGQVLTFLQQFGDFNSIKVDNMSLQADRQVKGAKPVSHTQIKNKRNLVNEFATIAVVPSDGISKYFKKELNVDFVINGGSKMNPSTTDFMKAIESVDAKNVFILPNNSNVIMAAKQAKELEKKSKVFVIPTKTIPQGMVAFLNYDPSETPRKNESNLNRVSKEVISFSISTASRDSLVDNIKIKEGQKLGMIDGKIVFAGESTRTVFEKVLGKNITNKTEILTIFSGTDASANDINDLRKFLDENFDVEYEIVEGGQEIYDFIIGIE